The following is a genomic window from Sphingorhabdus sp. Alg231-15.
GTCGCTCAACTGGGCGGACAAAAGCTTTAAGGGAAATTTGAAACATGGCTAAAATACTGATCGCAGCGCATATCGATGTGGAACCGGCGACACGCGAAGAATGCCTGAAAAAGGCGCAACCCTATATTGACGGCGCACTCAGTCAGGAAGGCTGTTTATGCTATAGTTGGTGCGCTGACATGCATAATCCTGCCCGTATCGAAGTGTTTGAGGAGTGGACAAACGAAGAGGCCCTCGCGCAACATTTCCAGGATGTCCATTATGCCAGCATGCTGGCCCATATCGGCAAATTCGGTCTGACCAACGCGGTCAGTGCCAAATATCGCGTGGATGCAGAGGGCCCGGTTTATAACGCAGAAGGCGTTCCAACTCCCGCCTTTGATTGAACCCCTAACAGGAATGAGAACATGAACGAACTGGCCTCAAAATCACTATTCCAGCCAGATATATTGGTTGATCCCTTCGACTTTTACGAAGAACAGCGCGCCAAAAGCCCCGTCTTTCTGGATGAAGCCAGCGGTGCTTATATTGTCCTGGACTATGATCTGATATCTGAAGCGGTTGGTCGGCTCGATGATTTTTCCAATAATTTTACGGCCCTTCTTTCAGGCGGAAAATCTGACGAAGAACTGGCAAATGACCAAGAAATCCAAGCGATTCAGGCGGAAGGATGGCCGCAGGTCAATACTCTGCTGACCGCCGATCAACCGGTACACACACGGTTTCGCAAGCTCGTCAATCTCGCCTTCTCCATGCCCAAGGTAAACAAGCTGGAAGACAGCATAAGGGCCATGTCCAATGAGTTGATCGATACATTTGTCGACAAGGGCGAATGCGAATTCATGGAGGAATATGCCATTCCGATGCCGGTGCGCACTATCGCTGTGCAGCTGGGGCTGGATGTTGCCGATGCCGGTACGATCAAACGCTGGACCAATGCCTTTGTTGATCGCTTGTCAGGCATGATGACCCGCGAGCGACAATTGGAGACCGAACGTGAAGTGGTCGAATATCAACATGCGCTGAAAGCCAATATGGACGCGCGTCGCAAAGAGGCGAAAGACGATATCCTCTCCGATCTAGTCAATGCACAGGTAGATGGCGAGCGCCCTCTGGATGATGCAGAATCCCTCTCCATCGTTCAGCAGCTGATGGTCGCGGGCAATGAAACCACAACGGCTGCATTGGGTGAAGGGTTGCGTCTGTTTGCGACCAACCCGGATCAGTATAAAAAGATTCAGGATGACCCGTCGCTGATCCCCAATGCCGTCGAAGAAGTATTGCGGATGTCGAGCGGGTCTTCCGGTATCTGGCGAGTGATGCACCGGGATGCGGAACTGGGCGGGGTCATGCTGCCCAAGGGCGCGATGGTGATGATGCGTTATCACGCCGCCAATCGCGATCCCAAGCAGTTTGAAAACCCCAACAGCTTTCAGGTCGACCGCAAAAATGCGCGCACCCATCTCGCCTTTGGCAAGGGCATCCACATGTGCGTTGGCAACATGCTGTCACGCAAAGAGATGACCGTATCGTTCCAGCAATTTGCCGAGCGGATTGACAATATCCAGATACAGGAAGGTGCGGAACTTACCTATCCGCCCAATATGATGCTGCGCGGCCTCACCAACCTGCCGCTCACTTTTGACAAACGCTGATAACAGATAAAGGGCCAAAACTATGGGTATGATGGACGGAAAAGTCGCGCTGATCTCCGGCGGTGCGGAAGGTATTGGCGGGACAGCGGCCAGGCGTTTTGTCGAAGAAGGCGGCTCTGTCATGCTCGGCGATATCCAGATCGAAAAAGCGCAAGCCCATGCAGCTGCTTTGGGTGAACGCGCCGACGCGATCCAACTGGACGTGCGCGATCTTGATCAATGGCAAGCCGCGGTTAAGGCAACGCAAGACAAATTCGGCAAGATAACAACCCTGTTCAATATTGCCGGCATATCAGAGCCCGGTGCGGTAGATGATGTGGATCTGGACAGTTGGAGCAGAACCATCGACATTAATCTGAACGGCACCTTTTACGGATGCCGGGCGGCCTTGCCCGCCATAGTCGAGAGCGACGAAGACGGCTCGATTGTCAATGTCGGTTCGATGCTGGCCATGCGCCCCGGGTCAGGCATGGCCGCCTATTCTGCGAGCAAAGGTGCCGTCACAGCCCTTAGCAAATCATTGGCGCTGCATTGCGCGGCACAGGGGAATAAAGTGCGGGTAAATACGGTCCACCCGGGCGCCATCGACACACCTATGTACCAGCGATATCTGGCTGCTTTTCCTGGCACCCACGAAGAGGCAGTCGTGGCCTTTAATTCCAATCATCCGATCAACCGTGTGGGCCAGGCCGAAGAAGTGGCCAATGCGATGATCTGGCTGTCCAGTTCCGGAGCCAGCTTTACCACCGCGAACGATGTTACCGTGGATGGCGGCGGTAGCTATCGCGAGTAGTCTGTACCAATGAAAAAGGGGCCGCCGAAGCCGCCCCTTCCTATGCCGGATATGTGAAATGCGAAAATCCGGCTTCGGTATTTTCTGTCTAGACTAACGTCCGTTATTGGCGACGATATCAACCACCGTCCCGCCGCCGGATCGCTTGTTGAGCGTAATCACAAAAGCGCCATCATCATTGCCGCGGGTTCCGCCCAAAACATGTTCGTTACCGCGCAGCAAATATTCCGCACTATAGCCGCCGCGTTTGGCCTGGGTGTAATAATAGTCCACGACATTTTTAATCGGGCTGGCGGTCGAGAAACTCACCACGCGAATATCGCAAAGGCCACCATCAACGCCGGCTGCTTCCTTAACATTGGCTTTGGGATAAACCGGAAACTCAGGTGGCATCCGGTTGGCCCAGCCCATGTCATAGCTAAGCTTCTGGTCACAGGTGCCTTTGCCGCGCTGTGCGCTTTGCGCTTCGGCTTTCGCACCCAATGTCACGCCTTCCGATCCGCCGCAGCTGGTACATTCATCATCCGACGTCATGTTACGCGGTTTGGGCGCACTGAGCATCTTGCCTTCAAATTGAGCC
Proteins encoded in this region:
- a CDS encoding antibiotic biosynthesis monooxygenase, which produces MAKILIAAHIDVEPATREECLKKAQPYIDGALSQEGCLCYSWCADMHNPARIEVFEEWTNEEALAQHFQDVHYASMLAHIGKFGLTNAVSAKYRVDAEGPVYNAEGVPTPAFD
- a CDS encoding cytochrome P450; translation: MNELASKSLFQPDILVDPFDFYEEQRAKSPVFLDEASGAYIVLDYDLISEAVGRLDDFSNNFTALLSGGKSDEELANDQEIQAIQAEGWPQVNTLLTADQPVHTRFRKLVNLAFSMPKVNKLEDSIRAMSNELIDTFVDKGECEFMEEYAIPMPVRTIAVQLGLDVADAGTIKRWTNAFVDRLSGMMTRERQLETEREVVEYQHALKANMDARRKEAKDDILSDLVNAQVDGERPLDDAESLSIVQQLMVAGNETTTAALGEGLRLFATNPDQYKKIQDDPSLIPNAVEEVLRMSSGSSGIWRVMHRDAELGGVMLPKGAMVMMRYHAANRDPKQFENPNSFQVDRKNARTHLAFGKGIHMCVGNMLSRKEMTVSFQQFAERIDNIQIQEGAELTYPPNMMLRGLTNLPLTFDKR
- a CDS encoding SDR family oxidoreductase, whose translation is MGMMDGKVALISGGAEGIGGTAARRFVEEGGSVMLGDIQIEKAQAHAAALGERADAIQLDVRDLDQWQAAVKATQDKFGKITTLFNIAGISEPGAVDDVDLDSWSRTIDINLNGTFYGCRAALPAIVESDEDGSIVNVGSMLAMRPGSGMAAYSASKGAVTALSKSLALHCAAQGNKVRVNTVHPGAIDTPMYQRYLAAFPGTHEEAVVAFNSNHPINRVGQAEEVANAMIWLSSSGASFTTANDVTVDGGGSYRE